In Phacochoerus africanus isolate WHEZ1 chromosome 14, ROS_Pafr_v1, whole genome shotgun sequence, one genomic interval encodes:
- the TNFSF13 gene encoding tumor necrosis factor ligand superfamily member 13 isoform X2, whose amino-acid sequence MPASSPSLPAPKGPLGDMAPIREPARSVALWLSWGAALGAVACAMVLLTQQTELQTLRREVTRLQRSGGPSEKGDGDPWQNLWEQEQSPDGAEAWENGERSRRRRAVLTRKQKKDSDVTELMWQPALKRGRGLEAQGYFVRVWDAGVYLLYSQVLFHDVTFTMGQVVSREGQGRQETLFRCIRSMPSNPDWAYNSCYSAGVFHLHQGDILSVVIPRARAKLSLSPHGTFLGVVKL is encoded by the exons ATGCCAGCCTCATCTCCTTCCTTGCCAGCCCCTAAAGGGCCCCTGGGAGACATGGCCCCCATCCGAGAGCCGGCTCGCTCTGTTGCCCTCTGGTTGAGTTGGGGGGCGGCTCTGGGGGCTGTGGCTTGTGCCATGGTTCTGCTGACCCAACAAACAGAGCTGCAAACCCTAAGGAGAGAGGTGACCCGGCTGCAGAGGTCCGGAGGGCCCTCCGAGAAGGGGGACGGGGATCCGTGGCAGAACCTCTGGGAGCAG GAACAGAGCCCTGACGGCGCGGAAGCCTGGGAGAACGGGGAGAGATCCCGGAGAAGGAGAGCCGTGCTCACCCGTAAACAGAAGA AGGACTCGGATGTGACAGAACTCATGTGGCAACCAGCTCTCAAGCGTGGGAGAGGTCTGGAGGCTCAAGGATACTTTGTCCGAGTCTGGGATGCTGGAGTTTATCTGCTGTACAGCCAG GTCCTGTTTCACGATGTGACTTTCACCATGGGTCAGGTGGTATCTCGGGAGGGCCAGGGAAGGCAGGAGACTCTATTCCGATGTATTCGAAGTATGCCCTCCAACCCCGACTGGGCCTACAATAGCTGCTACAGTGCAG GTGTGTTCCATTTACACCAAGGGGACATTCTGAGTGTCGTGATCCCCCGGGCCAGGGCGAAACTCAGCCTCTCTCCACACGGAACCTTCCTGGGAGTTGTGAAACTGTGA
- the TNFSF13 gene encoding tumor necrosis factor ligand superfamily member 13 isoform X1 yields MPASSPSLPAPKGPLGDMAPIREPARSVALWLSWGAALGAVACAMVLLTQQTELQTLRREVTRLQRSGGPSEKGDGDPWQNLWEQEQSPDGAEAWENGERSRRRRAVLTRKQKKKRSVLHLVPINITSKEDSDVTELMWQPALKRGRGLEAQGYFVRVWDAGVYLLYSQVLFHDVTFTMGQVVSREGQGRQETLFRCIRSMPSNPDWAYNSCYSAGVFHLHQGDILSVVIPRARAKLSLSPHGTFLGVVKL; encoded by the exons ATGCCAGCCTCATCTCCTTCCTTGCCAGCCCCTAAAGGGCCCCTGGGAGACATGGCCCCCATCCGAGAGCCGGCTCGCTCTGTTGCCCTCTGGTTGAGTTGGGGGGCGGCTCTGGGGGCTGTGGCTTGTGCCATGGTTCTGCTGACCCAACAAACAGAGCTGCAAACCCTAAGGAGAGAGGTGACCCGGCTGCAGAGGTCCGGAGGGCCCTCCGAGAAGGGGGACGGGGATCCGTGGCAGAACCTCTGGGAGCAG GAACAGAGCCCTGACGGCGCGGAAGCCTGGGAGAACGGGGAGAGATCCCGGAGAAGGAGAGCCGTGCTCACCCGTAAACAGAAGA aGAAGCGCTCAGTTCTGCATCTCGTTCCCATTAAcatcacctccaagg AGGACTCGGATGTGACAGAACTCATGTGGCAACCAGCTCTCAAGCGTGGGAGAGGTCTGGAGGCTCAAGGATACTTTGTCCGAGTCTGGGATGCTGGAGTTTATCTGCTGTACAGCCAG GTCCTGTTTCACGATGTGACTTTCACCATGGGTCAGGTGGTATCTCGGGAGGGCCAGGGAAGGCAGGAGACTCTATTCCGATGTATTCGAAGTATGCCCTCCAACCCCGACTGGGCCTACAATAGCTGCTACAGTGCAG GTGTGTTCCATTTACACCAAGGGGACATTCTGAGTGTCGTGATCCCCCGGGCCAGGGCGAAACTCAGCCTCTCTCCACACGGAACCTTCCTGGGAGTTGTGAAACTGTGA
- the SENP3 gene encoding sentrin-specific protease 3 — MKETIQGTGSWRPEPPGPGIAPAYSSPRRERLRWPPPPKPRLKSGGGFGPDPGSGTTVPARRLPVPRPSFDASASEEEEEEEDDEDEDEEEEVAAWRLPPRWGQLGASHRSRPPRPAHRKTCSQRRRRAMRAFRMLLYSKSTSLTFHWKLWGRHRGRRRSLAHPKNHLSPQEGGATPQVPSPCCRFDSPRGPPPPRLGLLGALMAEDGVRGSPPVPSGPPVEEDGLRWTPKSPLDPDSGLLSCTLPNGFGGPPGPEGERTLAPPDASILISNVCSIGDHVAQELFQGSDLGAAEEAERPGEKAGQHSPLREEHVTCVQSILDEFLQTYGSLIPLSTDEVVEKLEDIFQQEFSTPSRKGLVLQLIQSYQRMPGNAMVRGFRVAYKRHVLTMDDLGTLYGQNWLNDQVMNMYGDLVMDTVPEKVHFFNSFFYDKLRTKGYDGVKRWTKNVDIFNKELLLIPIHLEVHWSLISVDVRRRTITYFDSQRTLNRRCPKHIAKYLQAEAVKKDRLDFHQGWKGYFKMNVARQNNDSDCGAFVLQYCKHLALSQPFSFTQQDMPKLRRQIYKELCHCKLTV; from the exons ATGAAAGAGACTATACAAGGGACCGGGTCTTGGAGGCCTGAGCCTCCTGGACCCGGCATCGCCCCAGCTTATTCAAGTCCCAGGCGGGAGCGTCTTCGTTGGCCTCCACCCCCAAAGCCCCGACTCAAATCAGGTGGAGGGTTTGGGCCAGATCCTGGGTCAGGGACCACAGTGCCAGCCAGACGCCTCCCTGTTCCTCGGCCCTCTTTTGATGCTTCAGCTagtgaagaggaagaagaggaggaagatgatgaggatgaagatgaggaagaggaagtggCAGCTTGGCGGCTGCCCCCCAGATGGGGTCAGCTCGGAGCCTCCCACAGGTCTCGCCCTCCCCGCCCTGCTCATCGGAAAACCTGTTCACAGCGCCGTCGCAGAGCTATGAGAGCCTTCCGGATGCTGCTCTACTCTAAAAGCACCTCGCTGACATTCCACTGGAAGCTTTGGGGGCGCCACCGGGGCCGGCGGCGGAGCCTTGCACACCCCAAGAACCATCTTTCACCCCAGGAAGGGGGTGCGACCCCACAGGTGCCATCCCCCTGCTGTCGTTTTGACTCCCCCCGGGGACCGCCTCCACCCCGGCTGGGTCTGCTAGGTGCTCTCATGGCAGAGGATGGGGTGAGAGGGTCTCCACCAGTGCCCTCTGGGCCCCCCGTGGAGGAAGATGGATTAAGGTGGACTCCAAAGTCTCCTCTGGACCCCGACTCGG GTCTCCTCTCTTGTACCTTGCCTAATGGCTTTGGGGGACCACCTGGGCCAGAAGGGGAGCGAACTCTGGCACCCCCTGATGCCAGCATCCTCATCAGCAATGTGTGCAGCATCGGGGACCATGTGGCCCAGGAGCTTTTtcagggctcagatctgggcgCAGCAGAAGAGGCAGAGCGGCCTGGGGAGAAAGCTGGCCAGCACAGTCCCCTGCGGGAGGAGCACGTCACCTGTGTGCAGA GCATCTTGGATGAATTTCTTCAAACGTACGGCAGCCTCATCCCCCTCAGCACTGATGAGGTCGTAGAGAAATTGGAGGACATTTTCCAGCAGGAGTTCTCTACACCTTCCAG GAAGGGCCTGGTGCTGCAGCTCATCCAGTCATACCAGCGGATGCCAGGCAATGCCATGGTAAGAGGCTTCCGAGTCGCCTATAAGCGACATGTGCTGACCATGGACGACTTGGGGACCTTGTATGGACAGAACTGGCTCAATGACCAG GTGATGAACATGTATGGAGACCTGGTTATGGACACGGTCCCTGAAAAG GTGCATTTCTTCAACAGTTTCTTCTATGATAAGCTCCGTACCAAGGGTTATGATGGGGTGAAAAGGTGGACCAAAAAC GTGGACATCTTCAATAAGGAGCTACTGCTGATCCCCATCCACCTGGAAGTACACTGGTCCCTCATCTCTGTTGATGTGCGGCGGCGCACCATCACCTATTTTGACTCGCAACGCACCCTGAACCGCCGCTGCCCTAAG CATATTGCCAAGTATCTCCAGGCAGAGGCAGTGAAGAAAGACCGGCTGGACTTCCACCAGGGCTGGAAAGGTTACTTCAAAATG AATGTGGCCAGGCAGAATAATGACAGTGACTGTGGCGCCTTTGTGTTGCAG TATTGCAAGCACCTGGCCCTGTCTCAGCCATTCAGCTTCACCCAGCAGGACATGCCCAAACTTCGTCGACAGATCTACAAGGAGCTGTGTCACTGCAAACTCACTGTGTGA